A genomic region of Natronoarchaeum mannanilyticum contains the following coding sequences:
- a CDS encoding ABC transporter permease, translating to MTATGRVAAEFDAAWRSFLRRKTAVFFTFFFPVLLIVIFGALVRTDPGAGGGLFTEPPEYYVPGYVATVVLFTPLSRLGSTVARHREGNRFEKLATTPLSRAEWLAARTLVNTVIIGIASLLVLVLVAVLTGAALPLSPLLVPYIVFGVVLFCGVGAVLGAVTESQDGAVTASNTIGLPLLFLSDTFVPPELLPEWFGPLQNLSPLTYFARGVRALTPGQSGDPLGPLAILAVLAAISFVIGAYAIPQTD from the coding sequence ATGACGGCGACCGGACGCGTCGCCGCGGAGTTCGACGCCGCGTGGCGCTCGTTCCTGCGCCGGAAGACGGCCGTCTTCTTCACGTTTTTCTTCCCGGTGCTGCTGATCGTTATCTTCGGCGCCCTCGTGCGCACGGACCCCGGCGCCGGCGGCGGTCTGTTCACCGAGCCGCCGGAGTACTACGTGCCGGGCTACGTCGCGACGGTCGTGCTCTTTACCCCGCTCTCGCGGCTCGGCAGCACGGTCGCGCGCCACCGCGAGGGCAACCGCTTCGAGAAGCTCGCGACGACGCCGCTGTCCCGCGCTGAGTGGCTGGCGGCGCGCACGCTGGTCAACACCGTCATCATCGGCATCGCGAGCCTGCTCGTGCTCGTGCTGGTCGCCGTCCTGACCGGCGCTGCGCTGCCGCTGTCGCCGCTGCTGGTGCCCTACATCGTCTTCGGCGTCGTGCTCTTTTGCGGCGTCGGCGCGGTGCTGGGCGCGGTCACCGAGTCTCAGGACGGCGCGGTCACGGCGAGCAACACGATCGGGCTGCCCCTCCTGTTTCTCTCGGACACGTTCGTCCCGCCCGAACTGCTGCCGGAGTGGTTCGGCCCGCTGCAGAACCTCTCGCCGCTGACGTACTTCGCGCGCGGCGTCCGGGCGCTGACGCCGGGCCAGAGCGGCGATCCGCTCGGGCCGCTGGCGATACTCGCGGTACTGGCCGCGATTTCGTTCGTCATCGGCGCGTACGCCATCCCGCAGACGGACTAA
- a CDS encoding universal stress protein yields MGLRRDRLAAGRWVAGGGVSISGGVSISGGVSIGGGASIGGDGVDRRDGVVTTKFSTPGTFVSRRGRTPVPSRVLVAYDESTQANFALRYALSTHPDAEIRVLHVTDPREWYDAGDVDGYAYEESYRRSQESAERLLERAEGIARENGREITTDIAEGRAAQTIVRYAEEHGFDHVVLGSHGRSGLSRLLLGSVAEIVVRRSHAPVTVVRNDQTGAETVER; encoded by the coding sequence GTGGGGTTGCGGCGGGATCGGCTGGCAGCCGGGCGGTGGGTCGCCGGCGGTGGCGTCAGCATCAGTGGCGGCGTCAGCATCAGTGGCGGCGTCAGCATCGGCGGCGGCGCCAGCATCGGCGGCGACGGTGTCGACCGGCGCGACGGCGTCGTCACGACGAAGTTCTCGACACCGGGGACATTTGTGTCTCGTCGTGGACGGACACCTGTGCCGTCCCGAGTGCTGGTGGCGTACGACGAATCGACCCAGGCGAACTTCGCGCTGCGGTACGCGCTGTCGACCCACCCCGACGCCGAGATCCGCGTCCTGCACGTCACCGACCCGCGGGAGTGGTACGACGCGGGCGACGTCGACGGCTACGCGTACGAGGAGTCCTACAGGCGTTCCCAGGAGTCCGCCGAGCGACTGCTCGAACGAGCCGAGGGGATCGCCCGGGAGAACGGCAGGGAGATAACGACCGATATTGCGGAGGGCAGAGCGGCCCAGACAATCGTGCGCTACGCCGAGGAGCACGGCTTCGACCACGTCGTGCTCGGAAGCCACGGTCGCAGCGGCCTGTCGCGGTTGCTGCTCGGGAGCGTCGCCGAGATCGTCGTCCGGCGGTCGCACGCGCCGGTGACGGTCGTCAGGAACGATCAAACCGGTGCGGAGACGGTCGAACGGTAG
- a CDS encoding RAD55 family ATPase: MSSAYDISGVLPNGMIKELPAGTSVLINGPTMIGKRELALRLLATGHETGDGILCVTTSDDAASLLDEFERQIPSLERDRVGVVDCSGGDHRRTIQEIATERVASPGDLTGISIGTAKLLQRFSKQDIEDVRHGLVSVSTLIQYLDLNTVFKFLHIYTSRIDDTDGLGVFTVDAGTHDRQTIDTITGEFDCVIELREDDAGDREIRIKGLSGVDRSWHPY, from the coding sequence GTGAGTTCAGCGTACGACATCTCCGGCGTCCTTCCGAATGGGATGATAAAGGAACTCCCCGCCGGGACGAGTGTCCTGATCAACGGGCCGACGATGATCGGGAAGCGGGAACTCGCCTTGCGGTTGCTCGCGACCGGTCACGAGACCGGCGACGGGATCCTCTGCGTGACGACCAGCGACGACGCCGCGAGCCTGCTCGACGAGTTTGAACGCCAGATCCCGTCACTGGAGCGCGATCGTGTCGGCGTCGTCGACTGCTCGGGGGGCGACCACCGGCGAACGATCCAGGAGATCGCGACCGAACGGGTCGCCTCGCCGGGCGACCTGACGGGGATCAGCATCGGAACCGCGAAGCTCCTCCAGCGATTCTCCAAGCAGGACATCGAGGACGTCCGCCACGGGCTGGTGTCGGTGTCGACGCTGATCCAGTATCTCGACCTCAACACGGTGTTCAAGTTCCTCCACATCTACACCTCGCGGATCGACGACACCGACGGGCTCGGCGTGTTCACGGTCGACGCCGGAACGCACGATCGCCAGACGATCGACACGATCACCGGCGAGTTCGACTGCGTGATCGAGCTGCGGGAGGACGACGCGGGCGATCGAGAGATCCGGATCAAGGGGCTGTCGGGCGTGGACCGCAGCTGGCACCCCTACTGA
- a CDS encoding cobalamin B12-binding domain-containing protein produces MSADQKQRSIRCLVAKVGLDGHDRGAHVIARAFRDAGFEVIYSGLHKAPEEIVQAAVQEDVDVLGISILSGAHNTLIPKVVEGLEEYGAFEDTLLLVGGVIPDEDKQELKEQGVAEVFGPGTELEETIQFVRENAPRR; encoded by the coding sequence ATGAGCGCCGACCAGAAGCAACGGTCGATCCGCTGTCTCGTGGCCAAGGTCGGGTTGGACGGCCACGACAGGGGAGCACACGTCATCGCGCGGGCGTTCCGGGACGCCGGGTTCGAGGTGATCTACTCGGGGCTGCACAAGGCGCCCGAGGAGATCGTCCAGGCCGCCGTCCAGGAGGACGTCGATGTCTTGGGCATCTCGATCCTCTCGGGAGCGCACAACACACTGATCCCGAAAGTCGTCGAGGGGCTCGAGGAGTACGGCGCGTTCGAGGACACGCTGTTGCTGGTCGGCGGCGTGATCCCCGACGAGGACAAGCAGGAGCTCAAGGAGCAGGGCGTCGCCGAGGTGTTCGGGCCGGGGACCGAACTCGAGGAGACGATCCAGTTCGTCCGGGAGAACGCGCCGCGACGATGA
- a CDS encoding PAS domain S-box protein, with product MRGDDRPLPDGLYRTIFEEADIGIAINDPENGTFGDVNPRYAEMLGYDADELRDTRIDAISAEDPSFDQEAAEERLQRVLEGEPQKFDWLFERKDGTEIWTEVSLKRTTVDGNVRVLAFVRDITESKERKWDLEFFEELVETIGVGVGVYRADGTIEYVNERFAENLDADRDALRGVKIWEINPDVDPDRFDEYWASFDDGETRTAETVHSFEGSEVPVETVTTCKEINDTLYHFGTVQDISDRKEQEERFQAFVEQSNDIITVLGADGTYQYQSPSAQRILGYERGELIGENAFEYIHPEDREEVLGKFEQAINEPSMPPVVEYRFRHADGSWRWLESRGFNQLDNSAVEGFVVNSRDVTERKRHERQIADMHDATRTMFQATDAERICEIAVETAETILDHPIAGVWLCDESGERLEPITSTDAAHELIEEFPVYTEGNSLSWRAYETGEPFVTGDLREESGAYDPETELRSELIVPLGDYGVLNMGAAAVDAFTDNDIALAKLLGANTRAALGRNDRERLLERQTDQMEFFNSILRHDVLNAVTVIKSRAEFLEAELEGEQLRDVKTIISWSDDVQEIVQRVRTVLETLTGEGDPQLEPMQLGPELRAEIERVRATYPDASFDVDVPDGAPVLANDLLGDVLGNIVTNAVDHNDTAGLRVSVTAERRNDAVIVRIADNGRGVDDDRKEAIFRRGETGHAKSVGSGFGLFFVDAMVDEYGGEVSVEDNDDGGATFVIRLPVSESADST from the coding sequence ATGCGCGGCGACGACCGTCCGCTTCCGGACGGGCTCTATCGGACGATATTCGAGGAAGCCGACATCGGGATCGCAATCAACGATCCGGAGAACGGGACGTTCGGGGACGTCAACCCGAGGTACGCGGAGATGCTCGGCTACGACGCCGACGAGCTTCGCGACACGCGGATCGACGCGATCAGCGCCGAGGATCCCTCGTTCGATCAGGAAGCCGCCGAAGAGCGGCTACAGCGGGTGCTCGAGGGGGAGCCCCAGAAGTTCGACTGGCTCTTCGAACGCAAAGACGGGACGGAGATCTGGACGGAAGTGAGCCTCAAGCGGACGACCGTCGACGGCAACGTCCGCGTGCTCGCGTTCGTCAGGGACATCACCGAGAGCAAGGAACGAAAGTGGGATCTGGAGTTCTTCGAGGAACTGGTCGAAACCATCGGCGTCGGCGTCGGCGTTTACCGGGCTGACGGAACGATCGAGTACGTGAACGAGCGGTTCGCGGAGAACCTCGACGCCGACAGGGACGCCCTGCGAGGGGTGAAGATCTGGGAGATCAACCCGGACGTCGATCCCGATCGATTCGACGAGTACTGGGCGTCGTTCGACGACGGCGAGACGCGCACGGCGGAAACCGTCCACTCGTTCGAGGGCAGCGAGGTTCCCGTCGAGACGGTGACGACCTGCAAAGAGATCAACGACACGCTCTATCACTTCGGGACGGTCCAGGATATCTCCGACAGGAAGGAACAGGAAGAGCGGTTCCAGGCGTTCGTCGAGCAATCCAACGACATCATCACCGTGCTCGGCGCGGACGGAACCTACCAGTACCAGAGCCCGTCGGCCCAGCGGATACTCGGCTACGAACGGGGCGAACTGATCGGCGAAAACGCCTTCGAGTACATTCACCCAGAGGACCGCGAGGAAGTACTCGGGAAGTTCGAGCAGGCGATCAACGAGCCGAGCATGCCGCCGGTCGTCGAGTACCGGTTCCGACACGCCGACGGTTCGTGGCGCTGGCTCGAGTCGCGAGGGTTCAACCAGCTCGACAACTCCGCGGTCGAGGGGTTCGTGGTCAACAGTCGCGACGTGACCGAACGAAAGCGCCACGAACGCCAGATCGCCGACATGCACGACGCGACCCGGACGATGTTCCAGGCGACAGATGCGGAGCGCATCTGCGAGATCGCGGTCGAGACCGCCGAGACCATCCTCGATCATCCGATCGCCGGGGTCTGGTTGTGCGACGAGAGCGGCGAACGGCTCGAACCGATCACGTCGACCGATGCCGCTCACGAGCTGATAGAGGAGTTCCCGGTCTACACCGAGGGGAACAGCCTCTCGTGGCGCGCGTACGAAACTGGCGAGCCGTTCGTCACCGGCGACCTGCGCGAGGAGTCCGGCGCGTACGACCCCGAGACGGAGCTGCGGAGCGAGTTGATCGTCCCGCTTGGCGACTACGGCGTGTTGAACATGGGCGCGGCGGCCGTCGACGCGTTCACCGACAACGACATCGCACTCGCAAAGCTACTGGGGGCGAACACGCGAGCTGCGCTGGGGCGCAACGATCGCGAACGGCTCCTGGAACGCCAGACCGACCAGATGGAGTTTTTCAACTCGATCCTCAGACACGACGTTCTCAACGCGGTCACCGTGATCAAATCCCGCGCCGAGTTCCTCGAAGCGGAGCTCGAGGGCGAGCAGTTGCGGGACGTGAAGACGATCATCAGCTGGAGCGACGATGTTCAGGAGATCGTCCAGCGTGTCCGAACCGTGCTGGAGACGTTGACCGGCGAGGGCGACCCGCAGCTCGAACCGATGCAGCTCGGACCTGAACTCCGCGCCGAGATCGAGCGCGTTCGAGCGACGTATCCCGACGCCTCGTTCGACGTCGACGTGCCCGATGGCGCGCCGGTGCTGGCCAACGACCTGCTGGGAGACGTGCTGGGCAATATCGTGACGAACGCCGTCGATCACAACGACACCGCCGGCCTTCGCGTCTCGGTGACCGCAGAGCGCCGGAACGACGCCGTGATCGTCCGCATCGCCGACAACGGGCGAGGCGTCGACGACGATCGCAAAGAGGCCATCTTCCGTAGGGGTGAAACGGGCCACGCGAAGTCTGTGGGATCGGGCTTCGGACTGTTCTTCGTCGACGCCATGGTCGACGAGTACGGCGGCGAGGTCAGCGTCGAGGACAACGACGACGGCGGCGCGACCTTCGTGATCCGCCTTCCGGTTTCGGAATCGGCCGATTCGACGTGA
- a CDS encoding Gfo/Idh/MocA family oxidoreductase, which translates to MTVRIAGIGLGGLGLLELEQFAAMEGVEVVAGADPSAAARDRFIEAFEQPVYESTDELLANHPDLDAATIASVHAGHFEQATACIEAGLDIHLEKPMVTTVDEAVALVAAADERDALVQVGYQRHVDPYYVELRRLIEEGAVGTPRMAHCHLQQDWLRDYARSWRGDPTLSGGGFLYDSGSHIMDALPWALDAEPNEVAALTDDRDEGIEIDAAISARFERDDGVVTASVGVCGDGTRTPDVDDGLTVYGTEGSLHYDGDELVHVKRGGEERAVEVDGDTDFEALTRKKLENFVAAIRGEEELVAPPEDGLRAIAFTEATVRAAERGETVDVQQLVDAARAR; encoded by the coding sequence ATGACAGTTCGGATCGCGGGGATCGGACTCGGCGGACTCGGATTGCTGGAACTGGAGCAGTTCGCGGCGATGGAGGGCGTCGAGGTGGTCGCCGGCGCCGATCCGTCCGCGGCTGCCCGGGACAGATTCATCGAGGCGTTCGAGCAGCCGGTGTACGAGTCGACCGACGAGTTGCTGGCGAACCACCCGGACCTCGACGCCGCGACGATCGCGTCGGTCCACGCCGGCCACTTCGAGCAGGCGACGGCCTGCATCGAAGCCGGCCTCGACATTCACCTGGAGAAGCCGATGGTGACGACCGTCGACGAGGCCGTCGCGCTGGTCGCCGCCGCCGACGAGCGCGACGCCCTCGTGCAGGTGGGCTATCAGCGCCACGTCGACCCCTACTACGTCGAGTTGCGCCGACTGATCGAGGAGGGCGCCGTCGGGACGCCGCGGATGGCCCACTGCCACCTCCAACAGGATTGGCTGCGCGACTACGCCCGGAGCTGGCGGGGCGACCCGACGCTGTCGGGCGGCGGGTTCCTCTACGATTCGGGCTCACACATCATGGACGCCCTGCCGTGGGCGCTCGACGCCGAGCCGAACGAGGTCGCCGCGCTGACCGACGACCGCGACGAGGGGATCGAGATCGACGCCGCGATCTCGGCGCGGTTCGAGCGCGACGACGGCGTCGTCACGGCCAGCGTGGGCGTCTGTGGCGACGGGACACGAACGCCCGACGTCGACGACGGGCTGACCGTCTACGGCACCGAGGGGAGCCTCCACTACGACGGGGACGAGCTGGTTCACGTCAAGCGCGGCGGCGAGGAGCGCGCGGTGGAGGTCGACGGCGACACCGACTTCGAGGCGCTGACTCGGAAGAAGCTGGAGAACTTCGTCGCCGCGATCCGCGGCGAGGAAGAGCTCGTCGCGCCGCCCGAAGACGGCCTGCGCGCCATCGCGTTCACCGAGGCGACGGTGCGAGCCGCCGAGCGGGGCGAGACGGTCGACGTGCAGCAGCTCGTCGACGCGGCGCGGGCGCGCTGA
- a CDS encoding GAP family protein: MSFLEILPLVVVMVAGPQFLSAVFLATSEDWRRNSAAFVGGAALSISLVVALAYALGISAIGQGAPRTGLSAVVLVALLFAMVHTYRTREESEPPRWMGTLGAATPRFSFRLGFLLLGIFPTDLLTSAAVGSYLVSQDAPVTDAAPFVLLTLLVLAAPSLVLLAFGDRAEAVLPKVRNWMNDNAWIVNEVVIAFFVALTLDNLLG; encoded by the coding sequence GTGAGCTTCCTCGAAATCCTGCCGCTGGTGGTCGTCATGGTCGCGGGGCCTCAGTTTCTCAGCGCCGTCTTCCTCGCGACCAGCGAGGACTGGCGTCGAAACTCCGCGGCGTTCGTCGGCGGCGCGGCGCTCTCGATCTCCCTCGTCGTCGCGCTGGCGTACGCGCTCGGCATCAGCGCGATCGGTCAGGGAGCTCCGAGAACGGGCCTCAGCGCGGTCGTCCTCGTCGCGCTCCTGTTCGCGATGGTCCACACGTACCGCACCCGAGAAGAGTCCGAGCCGCCGCGATGGATGGGAACGCTCGGCGCCGCGACGCCGCGGTTTTCCTTCCGCCTCGGCTTTCTGCTCCTCGGGATCTTCCCGACCGACCTTCTCACGTCGGCCGCGGTCGGCTCCTATCTCGTCTCGCAGGACGCCCCGGTGACCGACGCCGCGCCGTTCGTGCTGCTCACGCTACTCGTCCTGGCGGCTCCCTCGCTCGTCCTGCTCGCCTTCGGCGACCGCGCGGAAGCCGTCCTCCCGAAGGTCCGGAACTGGATGAACGACAACGCCTGGATCGTCAACGAGGTCGTGATCGCCTTCTTCGTCGCGCTGACGCTCGACAACCTTCTCGGCTGA
- a CDS encoding aldo/keto reductase: MEYTKLGSTGTTVSQLCFGTWRFGRETGGQTETTKEEAHELLDAAEERGINFIDTANVYGNPNGKSEKWIGEWLDERDREDFVLASKVYFEFDGWGEPGPNDQGLGRKHIRAQIEGTLDRLGTDYLDVYYIHRWDDETPIEETLRTLTNLVREGKVNHLGASTMAGWKLTKALWKSDVEDLERFDVTQPLFHAAYRDDVVDYLDVAADQDLAVCPYSPLAGGFLTGKYERTEDGVVAPDDSRGEIDPNFDEYYVSERGWEVLDEIRAVADEVDATPAQVALRWLIDQRKFTCVPIVGARTPDQLEENVGAVDIDLSRDQHDRISEARYDEEGRRWGHRD, translated from the coding sequence ATGGAGTACACGAAACTCGGATCGACGGGCACGACGGTATCGCAACTGTGTTTCGGCACCTGGCGCTTCGGCCGGGAGACCGGCGGCCAGACCGAGACGACGAAGGAGGAAGCCCACGAGCTGCTCGACGCCGCCGAGGAGCGGGGGATCAACTTCATCGACACCGCCAACGTCTACGGCAACCCCAACGGGAAGAGCGAAAAGTGGATCGGCGAGTGGCTCGACGAGCGGGACCGCGAGGACTTCGTCCTCGCCTCGAAGGTGTACTTCGAGTTCGACGGCTGGGGCGAGCCCGGACCGAACGACCAGGGGCTCGGCCGCAAGCACATCCGCGCCCAGATCGAGGGGACGCTCGACCGGCTCGGCACGGACTACCTCGACGTCTACTACATCCACCGCTGGGACGACGAGACGCCGATCGAGGAGACGCTCCGAACCCTCACCAACCTTGTCCGCGAGGGCAAGGTCAACCACCTCGGCGCCTCGACGATGGCGGGCTGGAAGCTCACGAAGGCGCTCTGGAAGAGCGACGTCGAGGACCTGGAGCGATTCGACGTGACCCAGCCGCTGTTCCACGCCGCGTACCGCGACGACGTCGTCGACTATCTCGACGTCGCCGCCGATCAGGATCTGGCGGTCTGCCCGTACTCGCCGCTGGCCGGCGGCTTCCTGACCGGCAAGTACGAGCGCACCGAGGACGGCGTCGTCGCGCCCGACGACTCGCGCGGCGAGATCGATCCCAACTTCGACGAGTACTACGTCTCCGAGCGGGGCTGGGAGGTGCTCGACGAGATCCGCGCCGTGGCCGACGAGGTCGACGCCACGCCCGCGCAGGTCGCCCTGCGCTGGCTGATCGACCAGCGGAAGTTCACGTGCGTGCCGATCGTCGGCGCCCGGACGCCCGACCAGCTAGAGGAGAACGTCGGCGCCGTCGACATCGATCTCTCGCGGGACCAGCACGACCGCATCTCCGAGGCGCGCTACGACGAGGAGGGGCGGCGCTGGGGCCACCGGGACTGA
- a CDS encoding DUF420 domain-containing protein codes for MATATPRQRVKDNVGAVTVLLTVVGYGLVAGTFGGWLPVFPEISESGVNLLGHAIAVVNSLAVICLCAGWYWIRNGEVDKHRAAMSAAFVLIILFLLMYLPKVGGGGQKAIVDTVPELVRYSYFAMLLVHIVLSVVTMPVVLYAFLLGLTHTPAELRNTPHAKVGRIAAGSWILSLVLGVVTYVILNHAYGYTFEPALVVLP; via the coding sequence ATGGCGACAGCAACGCCGCGCCAGCGAGTCAAGGACAACGTCGGGGCGGTGACCGTCCTGCTCACCGTCGTCGGCTACGGGCTGGTCGCGGGGACGTTCGGGGGCTGGCTCCCCGTGTTCCCGGAGATCTCGGAGTCGGGCGTCAACCTCCTCGGCCACGCGATCGCGGTCGTAAACTCGCTGGCCGTCATCTGTCTCTGTGCGGGCTGGTACTGGATCCGTAACGGCGAGGTCGACAAGCACCGGGCGGCGATGAGCGCGGCGTTCGTGCTCATCATCCTGTTCCTGCTCATGTACCTCCCGAAGGTCGGCGGCGGCGGCCAGAAGGCGATCGTCGACACGGTGCCGGAGCTGGTGCGCTACAGCTACTTCGCGATGCTGCTGGTCCACATCGTGCTGTCGGTGGTGACGATGCCGGTCGTGCTGTACGCGTTCCTGCTCGGGCTGACACACACGCCCGCGGAACTCCGGAACACGCCCCACGCGAAGGTCGGGCGGATCGCCGCCGGGTCGTGGATCCTTAGCCTCGTGCTCGGCGTCGTGACGTACGTCATCCTCAACCACGCGTACGGCTACACGTTCGAGCCGGCGCTCGTAGTCTTGCCGTAG
- a CDS encoding response regulator, with product MDDTDRPVVLVVEDEPDVAETYERWLRSEYDVRVADDGPTALEELDGTVDVVLLDRMMPGMSGEEVLREIRDRGVDCRVAMVTAVDPDFDVIEMGFDEYVTKPPERDELLETVERLVDRASLDDEMQEYYALVARRSALEDEKTSEELADSEEYAELVDRIEAERATVDEDLGDMSSDRGFVGAVREIVDEDESTKGGDRT from the coding sequence ATGGATGACACCGACCGGCCCGTCGTCCTCGTCGTCGAGGACGAACCGGACGTCGCGGAGACCTACGAGCGGTGGCTTCGCTCCGAGTACGACGTCCGTGTAGCGGACGACGGCCCGACCGCGCTCGAGGAGCTCGACGGGACGGTCGACGTGGTGCTGCTCGACCGAATGATGCCCGGGATGTCCGGCGAGGAGGTCCTCCGAGAGATCCGCGATCGGGGCGTCGACTGCCGGGTCGCGATGGTCACGGCGGTCGATCCCGACTTCGACGTCATCGAGATGGGATTCGACGAGTACGTCACGAAGCCGCCCGAACGCGACGAACTGCTCGAGACCGTCGAGCGGCTGGTCGACCGCGCGTCGCTCGACGACGAGATGCAGGAGTACTACGCGCTGGTCGCCCGCCGGAGCGCGCTCGAAGACGAGAAGACGAGCGAAGAACTGGCCGACAGCGAGGAGTACGCCGAACTCGTCGATCGGATCGAAGCCGAGCGCGCGACGGTCGACGAAGATCTCGGAGATATGTCGTCCGACAGGGGGTTCGTCGGCGCCGTGCGCGAGATCGTGGACGAGGACGAGTCGACGAAAGGGGGCGATCGAACGTGA
- a CDS encoding ABC transporter ATP-binding protein codes for MTDVLVAENVQKRYGDAEALDGVSLTVRAGEVFALIGPNGAGKTTLVRALTGTTTPTEGSVSVFGEAPTAVARERIGVLPQDFSPPGRLTGRELIEYYAGLYDDAIDPEEVLSTVGLAGDADTWYEKLSGGQQRRVCLGAALVNDPELLFLDEPTTGIDPAGRRTVAERVRALAARGTTVFLTTHDMAEAQRLADRVGLLSAGELVAVGPPEELVREHGGDARLYVELDAEQLESGEAAASKPDPEAVASDLAADGVAATPTDRGVEITGIDPTEIGRAVEAMEARGVPYSSLTWREPGLEDVYMELAGDEEGGAGSELGARARAAPPEGERTDGPRTTSARSSDGGETR; via the coding sequence ATGACAGACGTGCTCGTCGCCGAAAACGTACAGAAGCGCTACGGCGACGCCGAGGCGCTGGACGGCGTCTCGCTGACGGTGCGGGCGGGCGAGGTGTTCGCGCTGATCGGACCGAACGGCGCGGGCAAGACCACGCTCGTCCGCGCGCTCACCGGAACCACGACACCCACGGAGGGATCGGTATCGGTGTTCGGCGAGGCGCCGACGGCCGTCGCTCGGGAGCGGATCGGCGTCCTCCCGCAGGATTTCTCGCCGCCGGGGCGCCTGACCGGGCGCGAACTGATCGAGTACTACGCGGGGCTGTACGACGACGCGATCGACCCCGAGGAGGTGCTCTCGACGGTCGGGCTCGCCGGGGACGCCGACACCTGGTACGAGAAGCTCTCGGGCGGCCAGCAGCGCCGCGTTTGCCTGGGCGCCGCGCTGGTGAACGACCCCGAGCTGCTATTTCTGGACGAGCCGACGACCGGAATCGACCCGGCTGGACGCCGCACCGTCGCCGAGCGCGTTCGTGCGCTGGCAGCCCGCGGGACGACGGTGTTTCTCACCACCCACGACATGGCCGAGGCCCAGCGGCTGGCCGACCGCGTCGGACTGCTCTCGGCCGGCGAACTGGTCGCGGTCGGGCCGCCCGAGGAACTGGTCCGCGAGCACGGCGGCGACGCTCGGCTGTACGTCGAACTGGACGCCGAGCAGTTGGAAAGTGGAGAGGCTGCGGCGTCGAAACCTGATCCCGAGGCGGTCGCGAGCGATCTCGCAGCGGACGGCGTCGCCGCGACGCCGACCGACCGCGGCGTGGAGATCACCGGGATCGATCCGACGGAGATCGGACGCGCGGTCGAAGCCATGGAGGCCCGGGGCGTCCCGTACTCCTCGCTGACCTGGCGCGAGCCGGGCCTGGAGGACGTCTATATGGAGCTGGCAGGCGACGAGGAGGGCGGCGCCGGGAGCGAGTTGGGGGCGCGCGCTCGCGCCGCCCCACCCGAGGGTGAGAGGACCGACGGTCCTCGAACGACGTCAGCGCGAAGCTCTGACGGAGGTGAGACGCGATGA